In a single window of the Trueperaceae bacterium genome:
- the rimP gene encoding ribosome maturation factor RimP yields MERHGATELLDAANGVLEPLGYEVLEVTVSRKGRTPRLLVRIDRTDEAAVTVDDVRIASEAFGLELDRLDPFEGRYALEVESPGATRPLRTARHFARFHDLAVDVRTRDARMRAVIRAVEGDRVTFERDGERFGLDVADIQDARLAEWPDEPR; encoded by the coding sequence GTGGAACGCCACGGTGCGACGGAGCTGCTCGACGCCGCCAACGGCGTGCTCGAGCCCCTCGGGTACGAGGTGCTCGAGGTGACGGTGTCGCGCAAGGGGCGCACCCCGCGCCTGCTGGTGCGCATCGACCGCACCGACGAAGCGGCCGTCACGGTCGACGACGTCCGCATCGCCAGCGAGGCGTTCGGGCTGGAGCTCGACCGGTTGGATCCGTTCGAGGGGCGCTACGCCCTCGAGGTCGAGTCGCCCGGCGCGACCCGGCCACTGCGCACGGCGCGGCACTTCGCGCGGTTCCACGACCTCGCGGTCGACGTGCGGACCCGCGACGCTCGGATGCGCGCCGTGATTCGCGCCGTCGAGGGCGACCGCGTGACCTTCGAGCGCGACGGCGAGCGATTCGGTCTCGACGTCGCCGACATTCAGGACGCCCGGCTCGCGGAATGGCCCGACGAACCGCGTTGA